A stretch of the Aneurinibacillus migulanus genome encodes the following:
- the purF gene encoding amidophosphoribosyltransferase, with protein sequence MSDAVMMEHDELWDKLNEECGVFGVFNHPDAPQLSYYGLHALQHRGQESAGICASDGEKFSYHRGMGLVTEAFNDNQLSKIHGRMAIGHVRYTTAGESKLENAQPLVFKYTGGNLALAHNGNLVNAEQIRHQLERQGSIFQTTSDTEVIAHLIARSGYEFEQAVRESLRMIKGAYALLLMTENKMIIALDPNGLRPLVLGRLEEGYVIASETCAFETVGAEYIRDVEPGEMIVIDEKGLRSERFAGQTQRAICSFEYIYFARPDSDIDGINVHLARKELGRQLYKESAIEADVVTGVPDSSISAAIGYAEAAGLPYELGLVKNRYVGRTFIQPNQEMRARGVRMKLSAVRKVVEGKRVVMIDDSIVRGTTSGRIVRMLREAGAKEVHVRISSPPVKNPCFYGIDTSSREELIAGEKSIEQIREYIGADSLAFLSEKGMIDAIGRNDTAPNRGHCLACFTGCYPTEIYEDTKNCVEK encoded by the coding sequence ATGTCTGATGCAGTAATGATGGAGCACGATGAGCTTTGGGACAAGTTGAATGAAGAGTGTGGTGTATTCGGGGTGTTTAATCACCCCGATGCGCCACAATTGTCATATTACGGACTGCATGCCCTGCAGCATCGTGGACAGGAGAGCGCCGGTATTTGTGCTTCAGACGGAGAAAAATTCTCGTACCACCGTGGTATGGGTCTAGTAACAGAAGCATTCAACGACAATCAATTAAGCAAAATTCACGGTCGCATGGCTATCGGGCATGTACGGTATACAACGGCTGGCGAGAGTAAGCTGGAGAATGCCCAGCCACTTGTTTTTAAGTATACGGGGGGCAATCTGGCGCTCGCGCATAACGGAAATTTGGTAAATGCAGAGCAAATTCGCCATCAACTTGAACGGCAGGGCTCCATTTTCCAGACAACAAGCGATACAGAGGTTATCGCGCATCTTATTGCGCGTTCGGGCTATGAATTCGAACAGGCTGTACGGGAATCGCTACGTATGATTAAAGGTGCGTATGCTCTGTTGCTTATGACCGAAAATAAAATGATTATCGCTCTTGATCCGAATGGTCTGCGTCCGTTGGTGCTTGGTCGCCTGGAAGAAGGATATGTCATCGCATCTGAAACGTGCGCATTCGAGACAGTAGGCGCGGAATATATTCGTGACGTGGAGCCGGGCGAGATGATCGTTATCGATGAGAAAGGACTGCGTTCAGAGCGATTCGCAGGTCAAACACAGCGTGCGATTTGCTCGTTCGAGTACATTTATTTCGCTCGTCCGGACAGTGACATCGACGGTATTAACGTTCATCTGGCACGTAAAGAGCTGGGACGCCAGCTATATAAAGAATCCGCTATAGAGGCGGACGTCGTAACAGGCGTGCCGGATTCAAGCATTTCTGCTGCGATCGGCTATGCAGAAGCGGCTGGACTTCCATATGAGCTTGGTTTGGTTAAAAATCGTTACGTGGGCCGTACGTTTATTCAGCCGAATCAAGAAATGCGGGCACGTGGCGTGCGTATGAAGCTCAGCGCGGTACGCAAAGTCGTGGAAGGTAAGCGTGTGGTCATGATTGATGATTCCATTGTACGCGGAACAACCAGCGGCAGAATCGTGCGGATGCTGAGGGAAGCAGGAGCGAAAGAAGTGCATGTACGCATCAGTTCCCCGCCGGTCAAAAACCCGTGCTTCTATGGCATTGATACGTCAAGCCGAGAAGAGCTGATTGCCGGTGAGAAATCCATTGAGCAAATCCGGGAGTATATTGGCGCAGATTCACTGGCTTTCCTATCGGAGAAAGGTATGATCGATGCGATTGGCAGAAACGATACAGCACCGAATCGAGGACATTGTCTGGCCTGTTTCACAGGCTGCTATCCGACGGAAATCTACGAAGATACGAAAAACTGCGTGGAGAAATAG
- the purD gene encoding phosphoribosylamine--glycine ligase, with the protein MKVLVIGGGGREHALVWKLAQSPKVSHVYCAPGNAGIAQMAECVSLDVNDFAALAEFAKREHIGLTVVGPEDPLLNGIVDFFEEQGLAIFGPKKEAALLEGSKTFAKDIMEKYNIPTGAYRSFTKYEEALAYVRKQGAPIVIKADGLAAGKGVTVAFTLEEAEEALRSMMVEDVFSGAGSRVVIEEYLAGEEMTLLSFVDGETVIPMVPSQDHKPVFNDDKGPNTGGMGTYSPVPHMDDSIVQQAIDTIVLPTARAMVAEGRPFRGILYTGLMITEKGPKVIEYNARFGDPETQVVLPRLASDLADIFLAAVEGKLSECQVEWKSDAAVCVVMSSEGYPGSYPKGREIAGLPANTDDVVVFHAGTAERDGHTVTNGGRVLGVTAMGNDLHEAQRRAYETVQHISFEGAHYRTDIGAKALRKAEHNKR; encoded by the coding sequence ATGAAAGTACTCGTTATCGGCGGCGGCGGTCGCGAACACGCTCTCGTATGGAAGCTTGCACAAAGTCCAAAAGTATCACACGTCTATTGTGCACCAGGAAATGCCGGGATTGCTCAAATGGCTGAATGCGTCTCGTTGGATGTGAATGATTTTGCTGCACTTGCGGAATTTGCAAAGCGAGAACATATCGGATTAACGGTTGTCGGACCGGAAGATCCGCTCTTGAACGGCATTGTCGATTTCTTTGAAGAACAGGGACTTGCGATTTTTGGACCAAAAAAGGAAGCGGCATTGCTTGAAGGCAGTAAGACATTTGCCAAGGACATTATGGAGAAATATAATATTCCGACCGGAGCATACCGTTCATTTACAAAATACGAAGAGGCTTTGGCATACGTCCGTAAGCAGGGCGCTCCGATCGTGATTAAAGCGGATGGCCTAGCAGCAGGTAAGGGAGTAACCGTGGCCTTTACGTTGGAAGAAGCCGAAGAAGCTCTTCGTTCTATGATGGTGGAAGATGTATTTTCCGGCGCTGGCTCACGCGTAGTAATTGAAGAGTATTTGGCGGGTGAGGAGATGACGCTGCTGTCTTTCGTGGATGGAGAGACGGTTATTCCGATGGTTCCTTCGCAGGACCATAAGCCGGTATTCAATGATGATAAAGGACCGAATACAGGCGGAATGGGAACATACTCACCTGTACCGCACATGGATGATTCCATCGTGCAGCAGGCGATTGATACGATCGTTCTCCCGACGGCTAGAGCGATGGTAGCCGAAGGGCGACCGTTCCGTGGTATTTTATACACCGGATTGATGATTACTGAAAAAGGTCCAAAAGTTATCGAGTATAATGCGCGCTTCGGTGATCCGGAAACCCAGGTCGTGCTCCCGCGTCTTGCGAGCGATTTGGCGGATATTTTCCTTGCAGCAGTGGAAGGTAAGCTTTCGGAATGCCAGGTGGAATGGAAAAGCGATGCAGCGGTCTGCGTCGTCATGTCCTCTGAAGGATATCCAGGCTCCTATCCAAAAGGGCGGGAAATTGCCGGATTACCGGCAAATACCGATGATGTAGTCGTATTCCATGCTGGTACGGCAGAGCGAGACGGACATACTGTAACAAACGGTGGCCGCGTCCTAGGTGTAACGGCAATGGGAAATGATTTGCACGAGGCACAGCGCAGAGCATATGAAACGGTGCAGCACATTTCTTTTGAAGGTGCACACTACCGTACAGATATCGGAGCGAAGGCGCTGCGCAAGGCAGAGCACAATAAAAGATAG
- the purM gene encoding phosphoribosylformylglycinamidine cyclo-ligase gives MSEAYKQAGVDIDAGNEAVERMKKHVKRTFRPEVLTDLGGFGALFGLDINKYKKPVLVSGTDGVGTKLKLAFAMDKHDTIGIDAVAMCVNDIVVQGAEPLFFLDYLACGKVVPERIEAIVKGIADGCEQSGSALIGGETAEMPGMYEESEYDIAGFSVGVVDADRVIDGKSIASGDIIIGMSSSGVHSNGFSLVRKVLLEEAGLSLHEEVAELGGKLGDVLLTPTRIYVKSCLALLEKVKVNGLVHITGGGFYDNIPRILPEGTAAHIEYGTWNIPPVFNLVETKGNVSKQDMFRTFNMGIGMIAIVRENDVDEALRVLTEAGEQAQVIGRIVQGDRDVQFGGVNW, from the coding sequence ATGAGTGAGGCTTACAAGCAGGCGGGAGTGGACATCGATGCCGGCAACGAAGCGGTAGAGAGAATGAAAAAGCACGTTAAGCGTACGTTCCGCCCGGAGGTTTTGACGGATTTGGGTGGCTTCGGCGCGCTATTTGGACTTGATATTAATAAATATAAAAAACCTGTGCTCGTTTCAGGCACAGACGGTGTAGGCACAAAGCTAAAGCTGGCGTTTGCTATGGATAAGCATGATACGATAGGCATTGATGCGGTTGCCATGTGCGTGAACGATATTGTTGTTCAAGGCGCAGAGCCGCTCTTTTTCCTTGATTACCTGGCCTGTGGTAAGGTTGTTCCGGAACGCATTGAGGCAATTGTTAAAGGAATTGCTGACGGTTGCGAACAGTCTGGTTCCGCGTTAATTGGCGGCGAGACAGCGGAGATGCCGGGCATGTATGAGGAATCGGAGTATGATATCGCCGGATTCAGTGTCGGTGTGGTAGATGCGGATCGTGTGATTGATGGAAAAAGTATCGCATCAGGAGACATCATTATCGGAATGTCGTCGAGCGGTGTGCATAGCAATGGCTTTTCATTAGTGCGTAAAGTTCTGCTTGAAGAAGCGGGTTTGTCCCTTCATGAGGAAGTAGCCGAATTGGGCGGCAAATTGGGAGATGTGCTTCTTACTCCGACCCGGATTTATGTGAAGTCGTGCTTGGCTTTACTGGAAAAGGTGAAAGTTAATGGACTTGTGCACATTACCGGTGGCGGATTTTACGATAACATCCCAAGAATTCTGCCAGAAGGCACAGCCGCACATATAGAATACGGCACATGGAATATTCCGCCGGTATTTAATCTGGTAGAAACGAAGGGGAACGTTTCGAAGCAAGATATGTTCCGTACGTTTAACATGGGTATCGGCATGATCGCGATCGTCAGGGAGAATGATGTGGACGAGGCGCTTCGAGTATTGACGGAAGCCGGAGAACAAGCGCAAGTAATCGGACGGATTGTACAGGGAGATAGAGATGTACAGTTTGGCGGGGTGAACTGGTAA
- the cydB gene encoding cytochrome d ubiquinol oxidase subunit II → MHLSELWFLLVSILFVGFVFLEGFDFGVGMGTKFLARTEQEKRILLNTIGPVWDANEVWLIIAGGAMFAAFPHWYATLFSGFYFPFVILLLALIARGVAFEFRSKVGAKQWRLAWDWSIFLGSLLPPFLLGVMFASLIKGLPIDGEMNMYAGFTDIVNLYTVVGGIAFVLLSYLHGLMFIGLKTTGEIRERAHRMAQRIYVIIGVVVVLFVSLTALYTDAFRDKGTFLIPLYSAAIIAYACLYYFMYKKKEGWSFVSTGLVLALVTSSFFVALFPNVMISSIDVVNNLTVYNAASGSYSLKLMTIVAVTLLPFVLAYQVWSYYVFRKRVTDKEHLEY, encoded by the coding sequence ATGCATTTAAGTGAACTGTGGTTTTTACTAGTATCCATATTATTCGTCGGGTTTGTCTTTTTGGAGGGATTCGATTTTGGTGTTGGAATGGGCACGAAATTCCTTGCCCGCACCGAACAGGAAAAACGGATTTTGCTCAATACAATTGGCCCGGTCTGGGATGCGAATGAAGTATGGCTAATTATTGCTGGAGGTGCGATGTTTGCGGCGTTTCCGCACTGGTATGCTACATTATTTAGCGGATTTTACTTTCCGTTTGTCATTCTATTGCTAGCTCTCATTGCCCGAGGAGTCGCTTTTGAATTTCGCAGTAAAGTGGGTGCGAAGCAATGGCGCCTGGCCTGGGATTGGTCGATTTTCCTCGGGAGCCTACTACCGCCATTTCTGCTGGGGGTGATGTTTGCCAGCCTGATTAAAGGACTGCCCATCGACGGTGAGATGAATATGTATGCTGGTTTCACAGATATTGTGAATCTGTATACGGTAGTTGGCGGCATTGCCTTTGTGCTGTTGTCTTATCTTCATGGGCTTATGTTTATTGGTTTAAAAACAACGGGCGAGATTCGAGAACGTGCCCATCGAATGGCACAGAGAATATATGTAATTATCGGCGTAGTGGTGGTGCTGTTTGTTTCTTTAACTGCATTGTATACAGATGCCTTCAGGGACAAAGGAACCTTCCTGATTCCGCTGTATAGTGCAGCAATTATTGCATATGCTTGCTTATATTATTTCATGTATAAAAAGAAGGAAGGATGGAGTTTTGTTTCAACCGGCCTTGTGCTCGCGCTTGTGACGAGTTCATTCTTTGTTGCACTCTTTCCGAATGTCATGATTAGCTCGATTGATGTTGTTAACAATTTAACAGTATATAATGCGGCTTCCGGAAGCTATTCCTTGAAGCTGATGACTATTGTTGCTGTTACGTTGCTACCGTTCGTGCTCGCTTATCAAGTATGGAGCTATTATGTATTCCGTAAGCGGGTAACTGATAAGGAGCATCTGGAGTACTAA
- the purH gene encoding bifunctional phosphoribosylaminoimidazolecarboxamide formyltransferase/IMP cyclohydrolase produces MSGVQVKRALISVSDKTGIVEFAKELDKLGVEIISTGGTATLLQKEGVNVIGISEVTGFPEILDGRLKTLDPHIHGGLLAVRDDEKHRQQIAEHNITPIDLVVVNLYPFKATISKPNVPFSEAIENIDIGGPTMLRSAAKNHKYVAVVVDAADYSKVLEEVKASGSIAEETKRKLAAKVFRHTAAYDALISQYLTEQVGEQTPDTYTVTYEKVQDLRYGENPHQSAAFYREPLAGAGNIATAKQLHGKELSYNNINDGNAALAIVKEFSEPAVVAVKHTNPCGVGIGNTIFEAYQKAYASDPVSIFGGIIAANRPIDKETALQLKEIFLEIIMAPSFTDEALEILKEKKNLRLLELGEIVSKEKADWKLASVEGGVLIQEDDTKQITEADLEVATDRKPTREEIQQLLFAWKVVKHVKSNAIVLVKDNMTIGVGAGQMNRVGSARIAIEQAGDKSFRSVLASDAYFPMPDTVEEAAKAGVSAIIQPGGSIRDEDSIKAANEHGIAMVFTKVRHFKH; encoded by the coding sequence GTGAGTGGAGTACAAGTAAAACGGGCATTAATCAGTGTTTCGGATAAAACAGGCATCGTAGAATTCGCTAAAGAACTGGACAAACTGGGCGTAGAAATTATCTCTACGGGAGGAACAGCTACCTTGCTGCAGAAGGAAGGCGTAAACGTTATCGGTATCTCTGAAGTGACCGGTTTCCCTGAGATTCTTGATGGACGTCTAAAAACGCTTGATCCTCACATTCACGGCGGCCTGCTTGCAGTGCGAGATGACGAGAAACACCGTCAGCAAATCGCTGAACATAACATTACCCCAATCGATCTGGTCGTAGTTAATCTGTATCCGTTTAAGGCTACCATTAGCAAGCCTAACGTACCTTTTTCAGAAGCGATCGAAAACATTGATATCGGCGGACCGACTATGCTTCGTTCTGCAGCAAAAAACCATAAATACGTGGCGGTAGTCGTCGATGCGGCTGACTACAGCAAAGTGCTTGAAGAAGTAAAGGCGAGCGGAAGTATCGCCGAGGAGACGAAGCGCAAGCTGGCTGCAAAAGTATTCCGCCATACTGCGGCGTACGATGCACTCATCTCTCAATATTTAACGGAGCAAGTCGGCGAGCAAACGCCAGATACGTATACGGTAACATACGAAAAAGTGCAGGATTTACGCTACGGCGAAAATCCGCACCAGTCGGCCGCCTTCTACCGCGAGCCGTTAGCCGGTGCGGGCAATATCGCTACCGCAAAACAATTGCATGGCAAAGAGCTGTCCTATAATAACATTAATGATGGTAATGCAGCGCTCGCTATCGTAAAAGAATTCAGCGAACCGGCTGTTGTAGCGGTGAAGCATACGAATCCGTGCGGCGTAGGAATAGGGAACACGATTTTTGAAGCGTACCAAAAAGCGTACGCATCCGATCCGGTTTCTATTTTCGGCGGTATTATTGCGGCGAATCGTCCGATTGATAAAGAAACGGCGCTGCAACTGAAAGAAATCTTCCTTGAGATCATCATGGCCCCATCGTTCACGGACGAAGCACTTGAAATTCTGAAAGAGAAGAAGAATCTGCGTTTGCTGGAGCTTGGAGAAATCGTGAGCAAAGAAAAAGCGGACTGGAAGCTAGCTAGTGTGGAAGGCGGCGTACTGATTCAAGAAGATGATACGAAACAGATTACGGAAGCAGACCTGGAAGTCGCTACCGATCGGAAACCGACTCGTGAAGAAATTCAGCAGCTTCTGTTCGCTTGGAAAGTCGTCAAACATGTAAAATCTAACGCTATTGTGTTAGTGAAAGACAACATGACGATTGGCGTGGGCGCAGGTCAGATGAATCGCGTAGGCTCAGCCCGCATTGCAATTGAACAGGCAGGCGATAAATCCTTCCGCAGCGTATTGGCATCTGATGCATACTTCCCAATGCCGGACACAGTAGAAGAAGCGGCAAAAGCAGGCGTTTCTGCCATTATCCAGCCAGGAGGCTCTATTCGTGATGAAGATTCCATCAAAGCGGCCAATGAGCACGGTATCGCAATGGTCTTCACGAAAGTGCGCCATTTCAAACACTAG
- the purN gene encoding phosphoribosylglycinamide formyltransferase, translating to MKIAVFASGSGSNFAAIMEAIQNGTLTGAEVELLVCDKPEAYVVQRAAQYEVPAFLFNAKDYPDKPSFEREILQRLENAGVELIVLAGYMRLIGDTLLKAYGGRMINLHPSLLPSFPGKDAIGQAFRYGVKITGITVHFVDEGMDTGPIIVQRPVPVYGKDDETALAERIHKEEHRLLPQVVQLLVSGKVQLNGRQVQIEAEDFEYSEGVEKP from the coding sequence ATGAAAATCGCCGTTTTCGCTTCCGGCAGCGGATCGAACTTCGCAGCCATCATGGAAGCCATACAGAACGGGACACTGACCGGAGCGGAAGTGGAACTGCTCGTTTGCGATAAGCCAGAGGCATACGTAGTACAGCGGGCCGCACAATATGAGGTTCCCGCATTTCTATTCAATGCTAAGGATTATCCGGATAAACCGAGCTTCGAGAGGGAGATTCTACAGCGGCTTGAGAATGCTGGGGTTGAGCTTATCGTGCTCGCAGGCTATATGCGCCTTATTGGTGATACGCTGCTCAAAGCGTATGGCGGACGAATGATCAATCTTCATCCTTCGCTTCTGCCGTCGTTTCCCGGTAAGGATGCGATTGGACAAGCGTTTCGTTATGGAGTGAAAATTACGGGCATCACTGTTCATTTTGTGGATGAAGGTATGGATACGGGACCGATTATTGTACAACGTCCCGTACCCGTATATGGAAAAGACGATGAAACGGCACTTGCCGAGCGCATTCATAAGGAAGAACATCGGTTGCTTCCGCAAGTGGTACAGCTTCTCGTAAGTGGAAAGGTACAGCTGAACGGACGACAAGTGCAGATTGAAGCGGAAGATTTCGAATACAGTGAAGGAGTGGAAAAACCGTGA
- the cydD gene encoding thiol reductant ABC exporter subunit CydD, with the protein MDKHLFHYKGIKGVFFIIGLLTVLQAGFIVLQAVMLATAITNMFKGASVNDVLLLLSGFGAAFLLRQASQLIKERVSYRFAEKTAYDMQKKLLAKLFMLGPREIGKTGSGNMVTLCLEGVQHFRTYMELFIPRVIATMVIPAIVLTYIFYLESVSGVILVLTMPIMLAFLILLGLVARKKMDDQWSTYQLLSRHFVDSLRGLETLKYLGKSRQHRHAIALVSEKYRIATNRTLRVAFLSTFSLDFFSSFSVAVVAVGLGLRLIDGNMDLQTALTILILAPEYFLPVREVGNDYHATMDGKEAGDTIHQILAKQAVASGSTGAAIPKWNECTSLKVEKLARQYEGRQTACLHDVTFQVNGYQKIGIVGASGAGKSTLIDLLSGFSLPQTASISIGGVSVTDFAMPGWQQQITYIPQHPYIFAGTIADNIRIYAPDASQQDIEQALQVTGLAKWVHSLPHGIEERIGNGGRVLSGGEEQRIALARAFLQNRPIMLFDEPTAHLDIETEHDIKLMMLPLFKNKLVFFATHRLHWMKQMDLILVMENGTIKEFGTHHDLYEKRGAYYALIRAQTGDTA; encoded by the coding sequence ATGGATAAACATCTTTTTCATTATAAAGGCATCAAAGGCGTATTCTTCATAATTGGCTTGCTCACTGTTTTACAGGCAGGGTTTATTGTTTTACAGGCTGTTATGTTGGCAACAGCTATTACAAATATGTTTAAGGGGGCATCGGTCAACGATGTCCTTCTCCTGTTATCCGGGTTTGGGGCTGCATTTTTACTTCGCCAGGCCAGTCAACTCATTAAAGAGAGGGTATCCTACCGCTTTGCCGAAAAAACGGCATACGATATGCAGAAAAAGCTGCTTGCGAAATTGTTCATGCTGGGACCGCGAGAAATTGGAAAGACAGGCTCAGGGAATATGGTAACACTTTGCCTGGAGGGGGTTCAGCACTTCCGAACGTACATGGAATTATTTATTCCACGAGTCATCGCAACGATGGTCATTCCGGCTATTGTGCTAACATACATTTTTTATCTGGAATCGGTGTCGGGTGTTATTTTGGTGCTTACCATGCCAATCATGCTTGCTTTTTTAATCTTATTAGGTCTTGTTGCGCGTAAGAAAATGGACGATCAGTGGAGTACGTACCAATTATTGTCACGTCATTTTGTCGATTCTCTACGAGGATTAGAAACGTTGAAATATCTCGGGAAAAGCAGGCAGCACCGACATGCGATCGCGCTGGTTAGTGAGAAATACCGGATTGCTACTAACCGAACTTTACGTGTTGCGTTTCTTTCAACCTTTTCTTTGGATTTTTTCTCCAGTTTTTCGGTTGCGGTGGTTGCTGTTGGCTTGGGCTTGCGTTTAATTGACGGGAACATGGATTTGCAGACGGCGTTAACCATATTGATTCTGGCGCCGGAGTATTTCCTGCCAGTTCGTGAGGTGGGCAATGATTATCATGCGACAATGGATGGAAAAGAGGCGGGTGATACGATTCATCAGATTCTTGCCAAGCAAGCCGTGGCATCTGGCTCTACCGGAGCGGCGATTCCGAAATGGAATGAGTGTACTTCCCTGAAAGTAGAAAAGCTGGCAAGGCAGTATGAGGGCAGACAGACAGCTTGTTTGCATGATGTGACCTTTCAAGTGAACGGTTATCAAAAAATAGGAATTGTTGGAGCATCAGGTGCTGGCAAGTCAACCTTAATTGATTTACTGTCCGGTTTCTCCTTGCCGCAAACCGCATCCATTTCGATAGGCGGTGTTTCCGTTACCGATTTTGCGATGCCGGGGTGGCAGCAGCAAATCACATATATCCCTCAGCATCCGTACATTTTTGCGGGTACAATAGCTGATAACATTCGCATATATGCTCCGGATGCATCACAACAGGATATAGAGCAGGCACTTCAGGTAACCGGATTGGCGAAATGGGTTCATTCTTTGCCCCATGGGATAGAGGAAAGAATAGGAAATGGTGGGCGAGTGCTGAGCGGTGGGGAAGAGCAACGTATTGCACTGGCCCGCGCTTTTCTCCAGAATCGTCCGATTATGCTTTTTGATGAACCGACCGCCCATCTGGATATTGAAACCGAGCATGATATTAAATTGATGATGCTACCATTGTTTAAAAACAAGCTTGTTTTTTTTGCAACACATCGTTTGCATTGGATGAAGCAAATGGATCTTATTTTGGTTATGGAGAATGGGACAATAAAGGAATTTGGAACACATCATGATTTATATGAAAAACGGGGAGCATATTACGCCCTTATTCGGGCACAGACAGGAGATACAGCATGA
- a CDS encoding cytochrome ubiquinol oxidase subunit I, which translates to MEELILARIQFASTTLFHFIFVPLSIGLAFIIAVMQTMYVLKENELYKKMTKFWGAFFLINFAVGVVTGILQEFQFGMNWSSYSRFVGDVFGAPLAVEALLAFFMESTFIGLWIFGWDKLPKRIHLACIWLVSIGTILSAFWILAANSFMQNPLGYTLQNGRAEMNDVFAVLTNQKLWVAFPHTIFASLTTGAFFIVGVSAWKMLKKADVEFFKRSFQISLIIGMVSALGIAFSGHSQATYLVSAQPMKMAAAEGLWDDSPDPAPWTVFALIDTDKQESTMRVEVPYMLSYLAYEQFHGSVQGMKNIQAQYEQKYGPGNYIPPVKTTFWSFRIMVVMGGGLLLLALIGLVLQWRGRLEESPAYLKWMVAAIFIPYIGNSFGWIMSEIGRQPWVVNGLMRTADGVSPNVSTGQLLFSLISFSLIYTILAIVMVYLFVKVIKRGPHEKLPEDVSATDPFNTEGNNYAFK; encoded by the coding sequence ATGGAAGAGTTAATTTTGGCACGTATTCAGTTTGCGTCCACCACCCTGTTTCACTTCATCTTTGTGCCTTTATCAATCGGGCTGGCATTCATCATCGCGGTGATGCAAACGATGTATGTGCTAAAAGAGAATGAACTGTACAAAAAAATGACGAAATTCTGGGGAGCCTTCTTCCTAATTAATTTCGCCGTCGGTGTTGTTACAGGAATTTTGCAGGAGTTCCAATTTGGAATGAATTGGTCTAGCTATTCACGATTTGTTGGAGATGTATTCGGTGCACCTCTGGCAGTAGAGGCGTTACTTGCTTTCTTTATGGAATCAACCTTTATCGGTCTGTGGATTTTCGGCTGGGATAAGTTGCCGAAGAGGATACATTTAGCTTGTATTTGGCTTGTATCTATTGGAACGATACTTTCCGCTTTTTGGATTTTAGCCGCTAATTCGTTTATGCAAAATCCACTTGGCTATACGCTGCAAAATGGCCGGGCAGAAATGAATGATGTATTTGCGGTTCTAACGAATCAGAAGCTGTGGGTTGCTTTTCCACATACGATTTTTGCGAGTTTGACTACAGGAGCCTTTTTCATTGTTGGAGTGAGTGCATGGAAAATGCTAAAAAAAGCCGATGTGGAGTTCTTTAAACGTTCTTTTCAAATCTCACTTATTATCGGTATGGTCAGCGCACTGGGCATTGCTTTTTCTGGTCACTCACAGGCAACATATCTTGTCAGCGCTCAACCAATGAAAATGGCAGCAGCAGAAGGGCTGTGGGACGATAGCCCGGACCCTGCGCCATGGACTGTCTTTGCGTTAATTGATACTGATAAGCAGGAAAGTACGATGCGAGTTGAAGTTCCTTATATGCTTAGCTACCTGGCGTATGAGCAGTTTCATGGATCTGTTCAGGGAATGAAAAACATTCAGGCGCAATATGAACAAAAGTACGGACCTGGAAATTATATACCGCCTGTAAAAACGACCTTCTGGAGTTTTCGGATTATGGTAGTCATGGGGGGAGGCCTTCTTCTTCTTGCTCTAATAGGACTTGTTCTGCAATGGCGTGGCAGGTTGGAAGAAAGTCCGGCGTATTTGAAATGGATGGTTGCGGCAATATTCATTCCGTATATCGGTAATTCATTTGGCTGGATTATGTCGGAAATTGGTCGTCAGCCGTGGGTTGTAAATGGATTAATGAGGACAGCGGACGGAGTGTCGCCAAATGTGTCAACAGGTCAACTTTTGTTCTCGCTAATTTCATTTTCTCTTATTTACACTATTCTTGCTATTGTAATGGTTTACCTGTTTGTAAAAGTAATCAAACGGGGCCCGCATGAAAAATTGCCTGAGGATGTGTCTGCCACAGATCCATTTAACACGGAGGGAAATAATTATGCATTTAAGTGA